A stretch of Clostridium formicaceticum DNA encodes these proteins:
- a CDS encoding ABC transporter ATP-binding protein, which produces MYSFKTLKPFLIKNKWPYLLGILWLLFVDILQLFIPEVLRSITNQLQKNHLTSNDVLMYSLYILLIGIGIGFFRFLWRMLIIGASRELEYHLRNRLFSHLLTLSTNYYNQHKTGDLMAHLTNDIHAVRMAFGPGIVAMTDAIFLNITAMVMMAVTINLRLTLLALLPMPLLIFSMTKFGKEIHTKFKSVQETFATVTDKTQENLAGVRVIKAFVQEDTEIAQFNKKSEALFDRNMELAKLFGIFHPLVQFLSSLSFIIAIWYGGGLVIEGGMLLGDFVAFITYLGLLVSSISAIGWVINVMQRGSASMERLNKILEEKPEIKDSDIKLKPDEIEASILFNQIFFKYPNTQHYALNNFSIEIPQGFKVGVIGRTGSGKTTIANLLLRLYDSNKGNIFLGGYPIEGIPLKSLREHIAFVDQDSFLFSTTIMENIGFGIDHYKIEEIQQAAAIAGIHEDIMSFPKGYETMVGEKGVTLSGGQRQRVSIARALMKKSKILILDDCLSAVDTHTEEKILTALKNEVKDKTTIIIAHRVSTLKHCDKIILLDNGVIIEEGTHEDLLSYRGLYHDFYEKQLLEEKINME; this is translated from the coding sequence ATGTATAGTTTTAAAACACTAAAACCTTTTCTTATTAAAAATAAGTGGCCCTACCTTCTAGGCATTTTATGGTTATTGTTTGTAGATATACTACAACTCTTTATCCCAGAAGTACTAAGAAGTATAACCAATCAACTACAGAAAAATCATTTAACCAGCAACGATGTACTTATGTATAGTCTTTATATTCTTCTCATAGGCATTGGTATTGGTTTTTTTCGATTTTTATGGAGAATGCTGATTATAGGAGCCTCTAGGGAGTTGGAATATCACTTAAGAAATAGGCTTTTTTCCCATTTACTTACCCTATCTACAAACTATTATAATCAGCACAAAACCGGAGACTTAATGGCACATCTTACGAATGATATTCATGCGGTAAGAATGGCCTTTGGCCCAGGAATTGTAGCTATGACAGATGCTATTTTTTTAAATATTACAGCTATGGTGATGATGGCTGTAACCATAAATCTTAGACTAACACTTTTGGCTTTATTACCCATGCCCCTCTTAATATTCTCTATGACAAAATTCGGTAAAGAAATTCATACCAAATTCAAATCTGTACAAGAGACCTTCGCAACTGTGACAGATAAGACCCAGGAAAATTTAGCAGGAGTACGTGTAATCAAAGCCTTTGTACAAGAAGATACTGAGATTGCACAATTTAATAAAAAAAGCGAGGCACTTTTTGATAGAAATATGGAATTAGCTAAGTTATTTGGAATTTTTCATCCTCTTGTGCAGTTTTTATCTTCTCTAAGCTTTATTATCGCTATTTGGTATGGGGGAGGATTGGTGATCGAAGGAGGCATGCTTTTAGGCGACTTTGTTGCTTTTATTACTTATCTAGGTTTATTAGTATCCTCTATTTCTGCTATTGGTTGGGTAATCAATGTTATGCAAAGAGGCAGCGCCTCTATGGAAAGACTAAATAAAATTTTGGAAGAAAAACCTGAGATCAAAGATAGTGATATTAAACTAAAACCTGATGAAATAGAGGCTTCTATCCTTTTCAATCAAATTTTCTTTAAATATCCTAATACCCAACATTATGCCCTCAATAACTTTTCTATAGAGATTCCACAGGGTTTTAAAGTAGGCGTTATCGGCAGAACCGGCAGCGGAAAAACCACCATCGCAAACTTATTGTTAAGGCTTTATGATAGCAATAAAGGTAATATCTTTTTAGGGGGATATCCTATTGAAGGAATTCCTTTGAAAAGTTTGAGGGAGCATATTGCCTTTGTAGACCAAGACAGCTTTTTATTTTCTACTACAATTATGGAGAATATAGGATTTGGTATAGATCATTATAAGATCGAAGAAATTCAACAAGCTGCTGCAATAGCAGGAATACATGAAGATATTATGAGCTTCCCAAAAGGCTATGAAACTATGGTGGGAGAAAAAGGTGTTACCCTATCAGGGGGGCAGAGACAGAGGGTTTCTATTGCAAGAGCTTTAATGAAAAAAAGCAAAATTTTAATTTTAGATGATTGTCTATCAGCAGTGGATACCCATACAGAAGAAAAAATATTGACAGCGTTAAAAAATGAGGTAAAGGATAAAACCACAATCATCATCGCTCATCGCGTTTCTACTTTAAAACACTGCGATAAAATTATCCTCCTAGATAATGGTGTTATCATAGAAGAAGGTACCCATGAAGATTTATTATCCTATAGGGGCCTATATCATGATTTTTATGAAAAACAGCTGTTGGAAGAAAAGATAAATATGGAATAA
- a CDS encoding PLP-dependent aminotransferase family protein: MKLFEKIKLDKDVSSQHLYIQLYKALKGFIVEGKLKKGDRLPPIRKLSEMLEVNNVTVVSSYRMLEEEKLVYKKIGSGTYVAFDLHNNEGFDHGPKTSLIEQGHIQLEKNTINFASATPSTDLFPVDDFKEVLNEVLDRDKGSAFGYQESQGYYPLRLALKEYIDNYNIITDINNIQIISGAQQGIDIIAKGLLNYGDYVMIEGPSYRGAMAVFESRGAKIIDIPLEKDGLNLQDLEKKIIAYQPKFLYMMPNFQNPTGISYSLEKKKKILEIAEKYHLLIVEDDYLSDLNFYNNENITLKSLDHKDLVIYIKSFSKILMPGLRLGFLVVPRLVYGEVLLAKHTTDISTSGLLQRALELYLKKGTWQQHIRYMGTQYMERFEAMVRSIKEYMPQEVEYTLPKGGVNFWFKLPKGLSSKELYEMTVKQKIVFAPGHLFFLNNKETSYFRLSTAAVNVDEIKYGIKELSDMINVFMRKENHHSTQTNEYTPIL; this comes from the coding sequence ATGAAACTATTTGAAAAAATTAAGTTAGATAAAGACGTATCTTCGCAGCATTTATATATACAGCTATACAAAGCTCTAAAGGGTTTCATCGTGGAGGGGAAGTTGAAGAAGGGGGACAGACTTCCTCCTATCAGAAAATTATCAGAGATGTTAGAAGTAAACAATGTTACTGTTGTTAGCAGCTATAGAATGTTGGAAGAAGAAAAGTTAGTTTATAAAAAAATAGGTAGTGGTACTTATGTAGCCTTTGATCTTCACAATAATGAGGGATTTGATCACGGGCCAAAAACTTCCTTGATAGAACAGGGACACATTCAGCTAGAAAAAAATACGATAAATTTTGCCAGTGCTACACCGTCTACTGATTTATTTCCTGTAGATGATTTTAAAGAAGTATTAAATGAAGTATTAGACCGTGACAAGGGCTCGGCCTTCGGTTATCAGGAAAGTCAAGGATATTACCCTTTGAGACTTGCTTTAAAGGAATACATAGATAATTACAATATTATTACAGATATAAATAACATTCAGATTATCTCTGGAGCGCAACAAGGAATTGATATTATTGCTAAAGGGTTACTGAACTATGGAGATTATGTGATGATAGAAGGACCTTCTTATAGGGGAGCTATGGCGGTTTTTGAATCTAGAGGCGCAAAAATTATAGATATACCTTTAGAAAAAGACGGCTTAAATCTACAGGATTTAGAAAAGAAAATTATTGCCTATCAACCGAAATTTTTGTATATGATGCCTAATTTTCAAAATCCAACAGGGATTTCTTATAGTTTAGAAAAAAAGAAAAAAATATTAGAGATTGCAGAAAAGTACCATTTGTTAATTGTGGAGGATGATTATTTAAGTGATTTAAATTTCTATAACAACGAAAATATTACACTAAAGAGCTTGGATCACAAAGATTTGGTAATATATATAAAGAGCTTTTCTAAAATTCTTATGCCGGGTTTAAGACTTGGTTTTTTAGTGGTACCAAGACTTGTTTATGGAGAGGTGCTATTGGCAAAACATACAACAGATATTTCTACATCGGGACTTTTGCAAAGAGCCTTAGAATTATATTTAAAAAAAGGTACTTGGCAACAGCATATTCGGTATATGGGTACTCAGTATATGGAAAGATTTGAAGCAATGGTTAGGAGTATAAAAGAATATATGCCTCAGGAGGTAGAATATACCTTACCAAAGGGTGGTGTAAACTTTTGGTTTAAGTTACCGAAAGGATTATCTTCTAAGGAATTATATGAGATGACGGTAAAGCAAAAGATTGTTTTTGCCCCAGGACATTTGTTTTTCTTAAATAATAAAGAAACTTCTTATTTTCGATTAAGTACTGCAGCAGTAAACGTCGATGAAATTAAATATGGTATAAAAGAACTTAGTGACATGATTAATGTCTTTATGAGAAAAGAAAATCATCATTCTACACAGACAAATGAGTATACACCTATATTATAA
- a CDS encoding diacylglycerol/lipid kinase family protein — protein MERIQIICNPNAGRQIVQKNIPKLVELLKKGGRKQVDVVYTMEHLHAKKLAFENAGKYDLIIAVGGDGTVNEVVNGIMESDIKPALAIYPAGTVNDFGSYLKVPRHVDEFSKMILQGNLMKVDVGKGGERYFLNVAAAGLLPEVAHKVSSEAKTVMGKFAYYIEGIKEFSKLMFRPVKIKVQTNGHEEEKEILFFIIANSPSVGGFKYIAPQAKVDDGQLDLLIVEHSQLKDVATIFLKIFTGAHAKHPALKYLQVQEFTIHSDDAIDLDLDGEFGGRLPTNFTVVKQGLNIVIPK, from the coding sequence ATGGAAAGAATTCAAATTATTTGTAATCCTAATGCTGGAAGACAAATAGTGCAAAAAAACATTCCTAAATTGGTAGAGCTTTTAAAAAAAGGTGGAAGAAAACAGGTAGATGTGGTTTATACGATGGAGCATTTACATGCAAAAAAATTAGCTTTTGAAAATGCCGGTAAGTACGATTTAATCATAGCAGTTGGAGGAGATGGAACAGTAAATGAAGTAGTAAATGGTATCATGGAGAGTGATATTAAACCTGCTTTAGCGATATACCCTGCTGGAACTGTCAATGATTTCGGCAGCTATTTGAAAGTCCCTCGTCATGTAGATGAATTTAGTAAAATGATTCTTCAGGGAAACCTCATGAAGGTGGACGTTGGTAAAGGAGGAGAACGGTACTTCTTAAATGTAGCAGCGGCAGGCCTACTACCAGAGGTTGCTCATAAAGTTTCTTCTGAGGCTAAAACTGTGATGGGAAAGTTCGCTTATTATATAGAAGGAATTAAAGAATTTTCAAAACTAATGTTTAGACCAGTAAAAATAAAAGTTCAAACCAACGGTCATGAGGAAGAAAAAGAAATCTTATTTTTTATCATAGCCAATAGTCCCTCCGTAGGAGGGTTTAAATATATTGCGCCCCAGGCTAAAGTAGATGATGGGCAGCTGGATTTGTTGATTGTGGAGCATAGTCAATTAAAGGATGTAGCAACGATATTTCTAAAAATTTTCACCGGAGCTCATGCGAAACATCCAGCATTAAAATATTTACAGGTGCAGGAGTTTACCATCCACAGTGATGATGCAATTGATTTAGATTTAGACGGAGAATTTGGAGGGAGATTGCCCACAAATTTCACTGTTGTAAAACAGGGACTAAACATAGTGATACCTAAATAA
- a CDS encoding diguanylate cyclase translates to MELINNRYKIIQSLETNQKQYVAIDLFKGEQKVFLYIVDDIKLNKEFINYCITYFYEISSLIHPNILSVYHFNIIETIDDQPMKKTKYYYTTEYVNNEKSLKVDTPFDKNKLLLLYRQIFSGIEFLHFHGMIYKFISLETLFIQESEDGFTVKLLDLITIKKKEIDKKYREFSTDSFIAPEVVCDFALGNYTDIYSLGGILYYFYTLEVVSASRLTQKINYFHWNGEKSWEITLFKLIQRMIHTDLSDRFHTIYQVNEEIVKLYGIEEKFENQKQLEKLNFKTPIIGRDKELQQILSLQKSNKDSLDENYKSLVLIHGDEGIGKTRLIKEVLYRVRLEKHKTFNTRILSETQDFYSVIPKLIRQMLSLATPNIIEKYYIELLRLTPEIGVNKNITYDTELSEDKEILRLYDRVTNFIIDLSLKHPIMITLDDIHLADVSVVRFVDYFHSINTMKKASVTIIATFNKENHRYTEIEEYIKRWSRLDYILDIKLGRLTVEETAKLIKHILGCSKEPLDFATEVMKDTEGNPGVIEELLEELYAQNLLTVDYYDVHKGWLWRVTEDDYSKIKLSKGFDQALLKQIDGIDDVQKKVLKIMAVFKTSVSLEIITKLLGEDENYINHIDRLVALKVLDEKLEDWGYAYSFHSKQLKYYIYYNIDKEEKRRLHVLISEILEKLYKKEDRENKEELIYHLLQSNQRDKAIHYCIEAGDGMCRLRIYTEALTFYENAYRLLGENDERKLQILIKLGNTYQRQGKSEKAIHYYREAVYLAEAEGAYKALIDIKNKIGYIYLLKNQLKEAINRFEENIEMAENHSYFRGLLEAGYLLSTVYISTRRIKKAEFLCNTYLNLAYSHNSLEYIGLFLNQKGVIKHLRSDALEAIRFFKDSIGYFEKANKTQEIAGTLNNIGNVFVEYFQNSENARKYYDKALKIAQQYNDFEMMIKIYNSIAVAYILEEEYEKAIELLTKNTSLSLNFPDHTTRFLLYIYFTQCYLNTAEYNKAYSYLIKAKEELQLYSEEALYFEMYYEVETELYMAMGAYEEALESCRIFFTDFNKSHPKRKLKMKLMKFFASYCLNEEDADILLDIMKEYKKTFYSKDIGELLFYSTLYYCYKKDAAKVQQILQRDRELKDVTRTKYSPYKRRYIEALVEDSPKEKIRHLEEIASEKCLEGYKELKWKIYQELGEAYYQLRDDYHAINYYLKAIYTIKMIFLNVPEKFKEKYILSEKKYDIKLKLSTIEASIKNKPLPDLSNSKVDLDSYFKISHLQQLFKNPDFYEKAIKQYEKNFPVGINSIEELLSQLVYHTNQNLDLVLKLAAKKVLAKKAIIVSAYNHQEEIARFGEKSDIEKITDILESVSKKQKGLIIDNIKSLIESDKEFLHYERNAFICLPIFQKGEQNKNIENDLRRENVKKILGYLYMETNEVFHNFTLEGYEACEKLLPLTSILLDNYYLKISSFVDKLTGVYTRKYFEHMLLEEFEKAKNQGGTFSIIMCDIDHFKKINDTYGHQQGDFILTKVGKVLMKNIRKTDIVGRYGGEEFIILLPDTTKQEAYKVAEKMRKQFEKLELLENKDKITLSYGIASYMEEGMHKEAIIEKADQALYAAKERGRNQTVVWEAGIGFTDKRIDKLAGIVKGNIVEDQRNVLVLMEAIELIGSTEEVANKIFILLGRLIETLEAQEGILFKVENARVVQHFNRRRFCNEWVDEINYNQDLVKKALHTAKGEYLIDWQDIKTTNILTGTPNWKSIIIVPILFCGEIKGILYLSVPLMEKEFDFQSYNLAKTTSSIIAPILNTMDVE, encoded by the coding sequence ATGGAACTAATTAACAATAGATATAAAATCATTCAATCTTTAGAAACGAATCAAAAGCAATATGTTGCAATAGATCTATTTAAAGGAGAGCAAAAAGTTTTTTTATATATTGTTGATGATATTAAGCTCAATAAAGAATTTATTAATTATTGTATAACTTATTTTTATGAAATTTCTTCTCTAATTCATCCCAATATTCTTTCAGTCTATCATTTTAATATTATAGAAACCATTGATGATCAACCTATGAAGAAAACAAAGTATTATTATACGACGGAATACGTTAATAATGAAAAATCTTTAAAGGTGGATACTCCTTTTGATAAGAATAAACTATTACTGTTGTATCGCCAAATTTTTAGTGGGATAGAGTTTTTACATTTTCATGGAATGATCTATAAGTTTATAAGTTTGGAAACATTATTTATACAAGAATCTGAGGATGGTTTTACAGTTAAGCTTTTAGATCTAATCACGATTAAAAAGAAAGAAATAGATAAAAAGTATAGAGAATTTTCTACTGATTCTTTTATAGCGCCAGAGGTAGTTTGTGACTTTGCTTTAGGAAATTATACTGACATTTACTCTTTAGGAGGAATATTGTACTATTTTTACACCTTAGAAGTTGTCAGTGCCAGTAGGTTAACGCAAAAGATTAATTATTTTCACTGGAATGGTGAGAAAAGTTGGGAAATAACCTTGTTTAAGTTAATTCAAAGGATGATTCATACTGACTTAAGCGATCGGTTTCACACCATTTATCAAGTAAACGAAGAAATCGTGAAATTATATGGCATAGAAGAAAAATTCGAAAATCAGAAACAACTAGAGAAGTTAAACTTTAAAACCCCTATCATAGGAAGAGATAAAGAACTACAACAAATACTTTCTCTACAGAAGTCAAATAAAGATAGTCTGGATGAAAATTATAAAAGCTTAGTACTAATTCATGGAGATGAGGGTATCGGTAAAACTAGACTAATAAAAGAAGTTTTGTACAGAGTAAGATTAGAAAAACATAAAACCTTTAACACCAGGATTTTATCAGAAACGCAAGACTTTTATAGTGTAATACCAAAACTTATAAGGCAAATGCTAAGTTTAGCTACGCCAAATATTATAGAAAAATATTATATTGAGCTGCTTAGATTGACACCGGAAATTGGTGTCAATAAAAATATTACCTATGATACAGAACTGTCAGAAGATAAGGAAATATTAAGACTCTATGATAGAGTGACAAACTTTATTATAGATTTATCTTTAAAACACCCTATCATGATTACATTGGATGATATACATTTGGCGGATGTATCTGTTGTTAGGTTTGTAGACTATTTTCATAGTATTAATACTATGAAGAAAGCTTCAGTGACAATCATTGCTACATTTAACAAGGAAAACCATCGCTATACTGAAATAGAAGAGTATATAAAAAGATGGTCTAGGTTGGATTATATTCTTGATATTAAGCTAGGAAGACTTACAGTTGAAGAAACAGCAAAACTAATAAAGCACATATTAGGCTGCAGCAAAGAACCCTTAGATTTTGCTACAGAAGTGATGAAGGATACAGAAGGAAACCCTGGTGTTATAGAGGAGCTATTAGAAGAGCTCTATGCTCAAAACCTATTGACCGTGGATTATTATGATGTTCATAAAGGGTGGTTGTGGAGAGTAACAGAAGATGATTACTCAAAAATAAAGCTATCGAAGGGCTTTGATCAAGCCCTATTAAAACAGATAGATGGGATAGATGATGTACAAAAAAAAGTATTAAAAATCATGGCGGTGTTTAAAACTTCCGTATCTTTAGAGATTATTACTAAATTGTTAGGAGAAGATGAAAACTATATTAATCACATTGATCGTTTAGTGGCATTAAAAGTTTTAGATGAGAAATTAGAGGATTGGGGATATGCTTATAGTTTTCATAGTAAGCAGTTAAAGTACTATATCTATTATAATATAGACAAAGAAGAAAAAAGAAGGTTACATGTTCTTATAAGTGAAATATTAGAAAAGCTTTATAAAAAAGAAGATAGAGAGAATAAAGAAGAATTGATTTATCATTTACTACAGTCAAATCAACGGGATAAAGCGATACATTATTGTATAGAGGCTGGGGATGGAATGTGCCGCTTGAGGATTTATACAGAAGCGTTAACTTTTTATGAAAATGCGTACAGACTGCTAGGGGAAAACGATGAACGAAAGCTACAAATTTTAATTAAACTAGGAAATACCTACCAAAGACAAGGAAAAAGTGAAAAAGCTATTCACTATTATAGGGAAGCAGTTTATTTGGCTGAAGCAGAAGGAGCCTACAAAGCCCTTATCGATATAAAAAATAAAATAGGCTATATTTATCTGCTGAAGAATCAATTGAAGGAAGCTATTAACAGATTTGAAGAAAATATAGAAATGGCAGAAAATCATAGTTATTTCCGAGGATTATTAGAGGCGGGTTATCTTTTGAGTACAGTATATATAAGTACTAGAAGAATAAAAAAGGCTGAGTTTCTTTGTAATACATACCTTAATCTAGCTTATAGTCATAACAGCTTGGAATATATAGGTTTATTCTTGAACCAAAAGGGTGTTATAAAGCATTTAAGAAGCGATGCTCTAGAAGCGATTAGGTTTTTTAAAGATAGTATAGGCTATTTTGAAAAAGCTAACAAAACCCAAGAAATAGCAGGTACCTTAAACAATATAGGAAATGTTTTTGTAGAGTATTTTCAAAATAGTGAAAATGCTAGAAAGTATTATGACAAAGCATTAAAAATTGCTCAACAGTATAACGATTTTGAAATGATGATAAAAATCTATAATAGCATAGCTGTTGCTTATATTTTAGAAGAGGAATATGAAAAGGCAATAGAATTGTTAACAAAAAACACCTCTCTATCATTAAACTTTCCAGACCACACGACAAGATTTCTTTTATACATCTACTTTACGCAATGTTATTTAAATACTGCAGAATATAATAAAGCATATAGCTATTTAATCAAGGCAAAGGAAGAACTGCAATTATATTCTGAAGAAGCTCTATATTTTGAAATGTACTATGAGGTGGAGACTGAATTATATATGGCAATGGGGGCATATGAAGAAGCGTTAGAAAGTTGTAGGATTTTCTTTACGGATTTTAATAAATCTCATCCTAAACGAAAACTAAAAATGAAACTGATGAAGTTTTTTGCTTCTTATTGTCTAAATGAAGAAGATGCAGATATCCTGCTTGATATTATGAAAGAATATAAGAAAACCTTCTATAGTAAAGATATAGGAGAGCTTTTATTTTACTCTACGCTATATTACTGCTATAAAAAAGATGCGGCTAAAGTACAACAAATACTACAAAGAGATCGTGAATTAAAAGATGTTACCCGTACCAAATATTCTCCTTATAAAAGGAGGTATATAGAAGCATTAGTAGAGGATTCTCCTAAGGAAAAAATAAGACACTTAGAAGAAATAGCCTCTGAAAAGTGTCTAGAAGGTTATAAAGAGCTAAAATGGAAAATTTATCAGGAACTAGGAGAAGCTTATTATCAGCTAAGGGATGATTACCATGCTATAAATTATTATTTAAAAGCCATATATACCATTAAGATGATATTTTTAAATGTACCAGAGAAATTTAAAGAGAAGTATATATTAAGTGAAAAAAAATATGATATAAAACTAAAATTATCTACGATAGAAGCATCTATAAAAAACAAACCTTTACCTGATTTAAGTAACAGCAAAGTTGATTTAGATAGTTATTTTAAAATAAGCCACCTACAGCAGCTGTTTAAAAATCCCGACTTTTATGAAAAGGCTATAAAGCAGTATGAAAAAAATTTCCCGGTAGGAATTAACAGTATCGAAGAATTACTAAGTCAGCTAGTATATCATACAAATCAAAACTTAGATTTAGTATTAAAGTTAGCTGCAAAAAAAGTGTTGGCAAAAAAAGCAATCATTGTTAGTGCATACAATCATCAAGAAGAAATTGCGCGTTTTGGTGAAAAAAGCGATATAGAAAAAATAACAGATATCTTAGAAAGCGTTTCTAAGAAACAAAAAGGATTAATCATTGACAATATCAAAAGTTTGATAGAAAGTGATAAGGAGTTTCTCCACTATGAGAGGAATGCCTTTATTTGTTTACCTATTTTTCAGAAGGGGGAACAAAATAAAAATATAGAAAATGACTTAAGAAGGGAAAACGTAAAAAAAATATTAGGCTATTTATATATGGAAACCAATGAGGTATTTCACAATTTTACTTTGGAAGGATATGAGGCCTGCGAAAAACTCTTGCCATTGACTTCGATTTTATTAGATAATTATTACTTAAAAATTTCTTCCTTTGTGGATAAACTGACAGGGGTATATACTAGAAAGTATTTTGAACATATGTTGTTAGAGGAATTTGAAAAAGCAAAAAATCAAGGGGGCACCTTTTCTATTATTATGTGTGATATTGATCATTTTAAAAAGATCAATGATACTTATGGTCATCAACAAGGAGATTTTATACTGACAAAAGTAGGTAAAGTGTTGATGAAGAATATTCGTAAAACAGATATTGTTGGGAGGTATGGAGGAGAGGAGTTCATCATATTATTACCTGATACTACAAAACAAGAAGCTTATAAGGTAGCAGAAAAAATGAGGAAGCAGTTTGAAAAACTGGAGTTGTTGGAGAATAAAGATAAAATTACCTTAAGTTATGGCATAGCTTCCTATATGGAGGAAGGTATGCATAAAGAAGCCATTATCGAAAAAGCCGATCAAGCTTTATATGCTGCGAAGGAAAGAGGACGAAATCAAACGGTAGTTTGGGAAGCGGGTATAGGGTTTACTGACAAGAGAATCGATAAGTTGGCAGGTATTGTCAAAGGCAATATTGTAGAAGATCAACGAAATGTATTAGTATTGATGGAGGCAATAGAACTAATAGGAAGTACTGAGGAAGTTGCTAATAAAATATTTATTTTATTAGGAAGACTGATAGAAACCCTAGAGGCTCAGGAAGGTATCTTATTTAAGGTAGAAAACGCAAGAGTCGTGCAGCATTTTAATAGAAGAAGATTTTGTAATGAGTGGGTAGATGAGATAAATTATAATCAAGATTTAGTAAAAAAAGCACTACACACAGCAAAAGGAGAATATTTAATTGATTGGCAAGATATTAAAACCACCAATATTCTAACTGGAACACCCAACTGGAAGTCTATTATTATCGTGCCTATACTATTCTGCGGAGAAATAAAGGGAATACTGTACCTTTCGGTACCATTGATGGAGAAGGAGTTTGATTTTCAATCCTATAATCTTGCAAAAACAACCAGTAGTATTATAGCACCCATACTAAATACGATGGATGTAGAATAA
- a CDS encoding YkuS family protein gives MKKKIAIEDGLADVRNYLQEKGYEVEGLKNDNLNKYDAIIIAGQDSNVLGMENAVTKSPIISARGQSAEEVYQQLQSRIK, from the coding sequence ATGAAGAAAAAAATTGCTATTGAAGATGGATTAGCAGATGTAAGAAACTATTTGCAAGAAAAAGGTTATGAAGTAGAAGGTCTGAAAAACGATAACTTAAATAAGTATGATGCAATCATTATAGCTGGACAAGATAGCAATGTATTAGGCATGGAAAATGCTGTAACAAAGTCTCCGATTATTTCAGCGCGAGGACAGTCAGCAGAAGAAGTATACCAGCAACTTCAAAGTAGAATAAAATAA